GAGATTGCTTCAGGACTTCGTCCTTCGCAATGACAGTTTGTATTAAGTCGCTTCGCTGTGTCGCAAAGACATTTAGAGGGGCTTTTTCAGAGACCTCTCCATTATACTTGACATCGCTATGTGATTGTGATAAAATCCCTAATAAAGGTTGAATTAAAGGAGGACATAAATGGAGGAAAAGAACGTATTAGAAAAGTTAGCGGAGATAAATCCACAGGCTGAGATATGGTGGGATTCTTCACCGTTAATCTACCAGAGCTGGGTGGAAGAGATGCTCAGGGAGGCAAAAGAAGAAGATAAAGAAATAATGAAAAGACAATTTACCAGACTCTATAATTCTGACAAACCTGAGGAGACGCTATTTAGAGGCGTGACTACGAATCCTCCTCTCTGCCTGAACGTGTTCAAAACTCACGGAGATTACTGGGCAGAATTTGTAGATGGACTTATTGAGAAGAATCCGGAAATAGATAAAGAGAACCTCTTCTGGATGACCTATAAGGAAATAGTTAAAAGAGGCGCCCAGATGTATTTAGGGGTTTTTGAAAAGTCGAATTATAAGTATGGATATATCTCAGCTCAAGTAGATCCCCGGGAGATATACAATGAGGAAAAGATGCTCGAGCAAGCCAAGGAACTGGCCAGCCTCAGTCCTAACGTTATGATTAAGATTCCTGGCTCAAAAGAGGGTTATAAAATTATCAAAGTGTTGACTTCAATGGGAATAGCTACCAATAATACTCTCGCCTTTACCATTCCCCAGTTTTTAGTTTGCGCCAATGCGGTGAAAGAGGGACTGGAGATTGCCAAAAAGAATGGCGTTGACCTCACCAGATGGAGGTCGGTCATAACTGATATGTCAGCAAGGTATGGAGATTTGGGAGGCCTGGCGAAAAAAGCTGAAGAGAAAGGGATTGAGCTTTCTGAGGCAGATGTCCGCTGGGCTGAACTGGCTATATTTAAAAAAGCCTACAAGCTCGTTAAAGAGAGAAACTATCCCAGTAAGATGCTCCTATGCTCCATGCGTATAAGTCCACCGATAAATGGGAAACCGATTGCTTCCTGGCATGTAGAGAAGCTGGCTGGGGCAGATATTGTGTACACCTGTCCGCCAAAATATATTAAAGGACTGATGAAAATTAGTGATAATATTAAGTTTAAAGACTCAATAGAAGAAGAACCGCCCAAAGAGGAGCTGGATAAACTTCTCCAGGTTCCTTATTTTGAGAAAGCCTATGCAGAAGATGGTCTTACACCGGAAGAGTTTAATACTCACGCAGCTGTTCTGGCAACAGCCGAAGAGTTTTCCAATGCTACCAGGGGAATGGTCGATTTCGTTAATCAACGGTTAGAAAAGAAGAAAACAAAATAGAGAAATTGAAACAAAAGAGGTCCTATGAAAAACCACAAACAGAATCTAAATGGTATTTTTCTTCCCATAAATACTCCTTTCCTGAAGGATGAGAGTATAGACTGGGATGGTCTTAAACGCAATATGGGCTTTTATGCTAAGTCCAAGGCCAGGGGCTTTTTGGTTTTGGGCAGTAATGGAGAGAACAAGTCTCTCGATGAGGATGAAAAGCTAAAAATACTGGAGACAGTTTTACAGTATAAGGCACCCCACCAGAAAGTGATAACCGCTTGCTTTGTAGAAAGTACCCGGCAGGCGCTCCGGTTTATCAACAAGGTTGAGTCTATGAAAATCGATTACTTTAATCTGCTTCCTCCTTTCTATTTCCGTAGCCGGATGACCGACGAGGTATTGGCAAAATATTTCACTGAATGCGCTGAAGGCTCCTCTATACCCATTTTGCTCTACAATGCGCCAAAGTTTTCTGGGATAGCTCTTTCGCCAGAATTGGTAGCCAAGCTTAGTCAACATAGAAATATAGCGGGGATAAAAGATAGCGCTTCCAGTGGTATCGAGAAGTTTATCGAGGCAGTTCCTGATGATTTTGTAGTGATGGCAGGGAGTATTGGCTTCTTGTTTCCAGCGGTTCTTTCCGGTGCCGTGGGAGGGGTGATTTCCATGGCCAACTATTTTCCAGATTTAACACACCAGCTCTACCTTTTGGGCAAAGAGAAAAATATAGAAGAAGGAGAGAAACTTCATCTCCGTCTTTCCGACCTCAATAAGAAGATTTCTGGTGCATACGGTGTTGCCGGCGTGAAGGCGGCAATGGATTTGATGGGACTTGTGGGCGGGCTTCCCAGAAAGCCTCTTCTGGGACTGAAAGAAACTGAGAAAGAGAAGTTAAGAAAAGACCTTGAGGAGGCAGGACTTTTAAAGGGAGATAACAGATGAGTCGACGAGGGGTTATACTGGCATTGGATATTGGCACAACAGGTTTTAAACTGGGACTTTTCGATCGGGAAGGGGAACTTATAGAGATGACAAATTGTTTCTATCCCATCAATGCCTATGATGGAGATAAAGCAGATTCTGACCCTGAAAGATGGTGGACAGGCTTCCTCGACTGTCATAAGCGCCTGAAGAGTTCACTGGAAGATGTTGAAGTTATGCCTATGGGTGTGACCACTCCCGGGGCAATGATTCTCGATAGAGAAGGTAATCCTTTAACTCCGGCAGTTCTTTTTATGGATAGGCGCTCTCCTAAACAAGCTCAGGAAATTCGAGATAAAATTGGGGAAGAAAGACTCCTGTCAGAAACAGCCAATCTTCCTGTTCCCGGAGGTTGTACTGCCTCTACCATTCTCTGGTGGAGAGATAACCTTCCTGAAGTCTATAAAAACGGGCACATTTTTGCTCATACTAATACCTTTTTTGGTCGTCGCTTAACCGGTAAATTCGGTATGGATGCTTCCACTGGCTCTTTGACTGCCCTGTTCAATACTACTAAACCCGAGAAAGGTTGGAATCTGGAGATTGTCAGAGAGCTGGGAATTCCTGAAGAAAAGTTGCCGCCCTTTGTTAATAGCTGGGAGGCGGTGGGGACTCTCGAGCCGGAGATGGCTAAGAAATTGAATCTCAAAGCAGGGATTCCGGTTCTGATGGGTGGAAATGATGTCGCCTGTGCCGATTTAAGCGTGGGATTGTCTGAACAGGGAAAGATAGTGGATATCCTGGGCACCTGTGAAATATTAACTACTTGCCTGGAGACTCCTATTGCTTCTCCCAGACACAATATTCGTTGCCACGTAATTCCTGGTCGCTGGATAACTATGTTCGTTCTAAATACAGGGG
The nucleotide sequence above comes from bacterium. Encoded proteins:
- a CDS encoding transaldolase family protein: MEEKNVLEKLAEINPQAEIWWDSSPLIYQSWVEEMLREAKEEDKEIMKRQFTRLYNSDKPEETLFRGVTTNPPLCLNVFKTHGDYWAEFVDGLIEKNPEIDKENLFWMTYKEIVKRGAQMYLGVFEKSNYKYGYISAQVDPREIYNEEKMLEQAKELASLSPNVMIKIPGSKEGYKIIKVLTSMGIATNNTLAFTIPQFLVCANAVKEGLEIAKKNGVDLTRWRSVITDMSARYGDLGGLAKKAEEKGIELSEADVRWAELAIFKKAYKLVKERNYPSKMLLCSMRISPPINGKPIASWHVEKLAGADIVYTCPPKYIKGLMKISDNIKFKDSIEEEPPKEELDKLLQVPYFEKAYAEDGLTPEEFNTHAAVLATAEEFSNATRGMVDFVNQRLEKKKTK
- a CDS encoding dihydrodipicolinate synthase family protein, producing the protein MKNHKQNLNGIFLPINTPFLKDESIDWDGLKRNMGFYAKSKARGFLVLGSNGENKSLDEDEKLKILETVLQYKAPHQKVITACFVESTRQALRFINKVESMKIDYFNLLPPFYFRSRMTDEVLAKYFTECAEGSSIPILLYNAPKFSGIALSPELVAKLSQHRNIAGIKDSASSGIEKFIEAVPDDFVVMAGSIGFLFPAVLSGAVGGVISMANYFPDLTHQLYLLGKEKNIEEGEKLHLRLSDLNKKISGAYGVAGVKAAMDLMGLVGGLPRKPLLGLKETEKEKLRKDLEEAGLLKGDNR
- a CDS encoding FGGY family carbohydrate kinase; this encodes MSRRGVILALDIGTTGFKLGLFDREGELIEMTNCFYPINAYDGDKADSDPERWWTGFLDCHKRLKSSLEDVEVMPMGVTTPGAMILDREGNPLTPAVLFMDRRSPKQAQEIRDKIGEERLLSETANLPVPGGCTASTILWWRDNLPEVYKNGHIFAHTNTFFGRRLTGKFGMDASTGSLTALFNTTKPEKGWNLEIVRELGIPEEKLPPFVNSWEAVGTLEPEMAKKLNLKAGIPVLMGGNDVACADLSVGLSEQGKIVDILGTCEILTTCLETPIASPRHNIRCHVIPGRWITMFVLNTGGEAFKWFANVFCRDMSLDSFFKDFLPQALKKVLEREKEGEVLDLPGFLPYLSGDRYSVENIWASITNLHLSHNREHILAGMVKTSMELTGEHLKQLSKKVKLSQELILTGGAINPVFIEAKKRWMGDFKYVIKEQSSLQGCAILGKMFLDGAFKKG